Below is a window of Cloacibacillus sp. DNA.
TGACGGGAATGCCGCTGCCTTTCATCAGTTACGGCGGCACCTCGCTCGTCACCATGTGGTCGCGCGTCGGCCTGATGCTGAGGCTTGAGAAGGACAGTTGGCTGGAGGAGGGCGAAAATGGCTGAAAATGATAAACGCAGGCTTTTACTCGCGGCGGGCGGCACCGGCGGACATATTTGGCCGGCGCTCTCCTTCGGCAGTTGGATAAAGGAGCGTCACCCAGAGTGCGAGGTCGGATATATTTGCGGCTCGCGGCCGCTTGAACTGGAGATTTACCGTGCCGCCGGCGTCGAACCGGTGGTGCTGCCGATGGAGGGTTCGCCCCTCTCCGGCGTCGGTCTCAGGCAGAGGGGCAGGCGTCTGGCCTCGCTCTTCTCAGCCTACGGCGCGGCGTCGGGGGCCGTCGCGCGTTTCAAGCCGGACGCGGCGCTGCTCTTCGGAGGTTATCTCTCTTTTCCGCTGATCATGGCCTGCAAGAGGGCCGGGATACGGTGCGCGATGCACGAACAAAACGCGCGCGCCGGCAAGGTGACGTGGTTCGCCGCGAAGCTGGGGCTGGATATATACAGCGGCTGGAAGGAATGCCTGCCGCTTGCCCCGAAGGACCACCTGCGGACGGGGGTCCCGGTGAGAGATTTTGAGCTGCCCTCCCAGAGAGAGGCCTGGCGGAAGCTGGCCCTCTCCGATGAGATGCCGGAGGGGCCGAAGGTCGTGGTCTTTTCGGGCTCGCTCGGCAGCCAGTCTATAAAGGAAAGTATCTGCGAGATCGCGGCATCGGGGGAGTTTCTCGGTTGGAACTTTATCCTTCCCGCCGTCGCCGAAAAGATGGAACGCCGCGGCGGCAACGTCTGGCTACTTCCCAAAGTCTGGGAGGCTTCGCTGCTCTACGCGGCGGCGGATATGCTGGTGCTGCGCGCGGGCGGTTCGACGCTGACGGAGGCGGGAGTGCTCGGAATTCCGGCGCTCATCATCCCCTGGAAGGGCGCCGCCGACAATCACCAGTACCACAACGCGCTGTCATTTGTAAGTGAAAACGCCGGTCTTATATGGACCGGAGACGAGGGGATGGATATCCTTGCCTCATCCCTGCTGCGCCTGAAGGCGATGGGCCGAAAAGGTAAGGGCCGCGGCCTTTACGGGCAGGGTAATATAATTTGCGAGAACCTTTGGAGCGCAGTATGGAGCCATTGACGGCCCATCATTTTTTCACCTTTTGAAGGGAGAGTATGGACAAGTTGGAGAACAGGGATATCAGCCTAAAAAACAAAAGCATACACTTAATGGGGATCGGAGGGGCCGGAATGAGCGGCCTTGCCATCCTTTTGGATCAGATCGGGGCGAAGGTCTCGGGATGCGACACGATAAAGACCCCCTATATGAAACACCTTGATGAACGTAACATTTCTATTATTATAGGACATGAAGCCAGGCACATAGATGAATTTATGCCGAATATCCTTGTCTATTCCAGCGCCCTGCCCAACGACCATCCGGAGATCCTCAAGGCGTGGCAGCAGGGGATACAGGTATCGCGCCGCGCCGAGGTGCTGAGTCAGATATTTAACGTGCGCCGCGGCGTCGGAGTGGCGGGAACGCACGGAAAGACCACCACCTCCTCGATGATCTCGCTGGTCGCGGAAAACGCTGGGCTGGACCCCACCGTCGCGATCGGCGGCGAGCTGCTGCAGATCGGCACGAACGCCAAACTCGGCACAAGCGACTATATGGTGGCCGAGCTGGACGAGAGCGACCGCTCTTTCGTCTACTTCCACCCCGAACTGGCCATCGTCACCAACGTCGACTGGGACCACCGGGACCACTATATGACATTCAAGGCCGTCACCGACGCCTTTGCCGAGTTTCTCACGAATGTCAAGAGCGAGGGCAAGGTCATCCTCTGTATGGAGGACAGCGGCGTGCGCAAGCTCCGCGAAGAGTACAGCGTCTCTCCCTCCGCAGTCACCTATGGCTGGGGGCGCGGCTGGAACTGGGGCGCCGCGGAGGTGAAACACTTCGCCGGCGGCGGCGTCTCCTATGTGCTCTTTCACGACGGCGAAGAGCTCGGGACCGTCGAGTTCTCCGTATCGGGAGAGCATAACGTGCTCAACTCGCTCGCGGCCTACGCCGCCTGCTATGAAATGGGCATCGCGCACGACGACATCGTCAAAGGGCTGAAAATATTTAGGGGCGCGAAGCGCAGGCTGCAAAGGACGGGAGAGGTGGGGGACATCCTTATTTATGACGACTACGGCCATCACCCCAACGAGATATCGGCGACACTGAACACCGTGCGACGGATATTCCCCGAACGCCGCATCGTCGCCATCTTCCAGCCGCACCGCTTCAGCCGCACCGCCGCGCTCTACAAGGAGTTCGCCGACGCCCTTTCTCTTGCGGACCGGGCTTTTATACTGCCGATATATGGCTCCGACGAAATGCCGATGGAGGGCGTCTCCTCCAAACTGATCTTTGACGCCGCCTCGGACGACACGCGCTCGCACTACGAGCTTTCGGGAAACTTTGACGACCTCATCTCCTCGGTCTGCAAGGCCGCCCGCTCCGGCGACATCATCCTGACGGTCGGCGCGGGGTCGGTGGGGACTCTCGGCAAAAAAATCGTTGAAAAGCTGACGGAAATACAGGCGTAGATGGAAAAAGGGGCGCTGATCTCCAACTGTTCTCTGAAGGAGCTCAACACCTGGCAGTGCGGAGGCCGCTGCCTCTGGCTCGCCGCGCCCGCTTCGGCCTCAGAGGCTGTGCCGCTGATCGAGAGAGCGCGGGATTCTTCGACTGAGCTCTACGTACTCGGCGGTGGATCGAACATTCTAGTTCAGGACGGTTTGCTGAACGCGGGGGTGATCTCCTCGGCGGCGATGGATTCGCTTGCCCTCCGTGAGGAGGGGGGCGCGGTATTCGCCGAAGCCGGAGCCGGTCTCCCCGTCAGAAAGATGCTGGCGCTGGCCCTGGAAAGAGGGCTGGGAGGACTCGCCTTCCTCGCGGGAATACCCGGTACCGTCGGCGGCGCGCTCTACGGCAACGCGGGAGCGGTGGGCGAAAGCTTCGCTCCGCTGGTCGAGTGGATCGAGACGCTGTCACGTAACGGCGAGCCGCGCCGCTGGCGGCGGGATGAGCTGCGCTGGCAGTACAGGGCGTCGCCCTGGACGGAGCCGCCGCTGCTCATAACGAAGGCGCTTTTTCGCCTCTCATATGAATCAAAAGGTAATATTATCAAAAATATAAGACATTTTTCGGAGCTTAAAAAGGGGCAGCCAATCGGTGCCAAGACGGCGGGATGCGTCTTTAAGAATCCTCCCGGATATTCGGCGGGACGGCTGCTCGACCAATGCGGCTGCAAGGATCTCTTTGTCGGCGGCGCGCGGGTTTCTAAGCGTCACGCGAATTTTATCGAAAATCACGGAGGCGCGCGCGCGGAGGATATATATAATTTAACGCGGCTGTGTCAAAAAAGAGTATATGATGAGTTTGGGGTAACGCTGATCTATGAAATTAAATTCTTTGGGGCGTTTTAGACACCGGAGAAAATTAAGAAAGATATTGATGGTCCTCTGCGCGCTGCTGGTCGGTTTTATGATCGCGGCGGAGAGCCGTTTTGCCTTTATGCGCATCGGCGATATCCGGCTGGAACCGGCTAACATTCTGCCGCAGTACGCGGTGTGGGGCGTCATCACTCCGGACCAGGAGCGATTTTGGCCCTCGTTCTGGCTTGCGAAGAGCGATTATGTGAGGCTTCTTGAGGCATATTACCCGGTGGATGTCGGCCTTGAACTGCGCGGCTGGGGAAAATTTCACCTGAATGTTACGCCGCTGATCCCCATTTATAAGGTCTACTGGGGAGGCAAATTTTGGTATCTCTCTGCGGAGGGCAAGCTTTGGCTCTCGTCTCTGCCTGAAAATAA
It encodes the following:
- the murC gene encoding UDP-N-acetylmuramate--L-alanine ligase, producing the protein MDKLENRDISLKNKSIHLMGIGGAGMSGLAILLDQIGAKVSGCDTIKTPYMKHLDERNISIIIGHEARHIDEFMPNILVYSSALPNDHPEILKAWQQGIQVSRRAEVLSQIFNVRRGVGVAGTHGKTTTSSMISLVAENAGLDPTVAIGGELLQIGTNAKLGTSDYMVAELDESDRSFVYFHPELAIVTNVDWDHRDHYMTFKAVTDAFAEFLTNVKSEGKVILCMEDSGVRKLREEYSVSPSAVTYGWGRGWNWGAAEVKHFAGGGVSYVLFHDGEELGTVEFSVSGEHNVLNSLAAYAACYEMGIAHDDIVKGLKIFRGAKRRLQRTGEVGDILIYDDYGHHPNEISATLNTVRRIFPERRIVAIFQPHRFSRTAALYKEFADALSLADRAFILPIYGSDEMPMEGVSSKLIFDAASDDTRSHYELSGNFDDLISSVCKAARSGDIILTVGAGSVGTLGKKIVEKLTEIQA
- the murB gene encoding UDP-N-acetylmuramate dehydrogenase, which encodes MEKGALISNCSLKELNTWQCGGRCLWLAAPASASEAVPLIERARDSSTELYVLGGGSNILVQDGLLNAGVISSAAMDSLALREEGGAVFAEAGAGLPVRKMLALALERGLGGLAFLAGIPGTVGGALYGNAGAVGESFAPLVEWIETLSRNGEPRRWRRDELRWQYRASPWTEPPLLITKALFRLSYESKGNIIKNIRHFSELKKGQPIGAKTAGCVFKNPPGYSAGRLLDQCGCKDLFVGGARVSKRHANFIENHGGARAEDIYNLTRLCQKRVYDEFGVTLIYEIKFFGAF
- a CDS encoding UDP-N-acetylglucosamine--N-acetylmuramyl-(pentapeptide) pyrophosphoryl-undecaprenol N-acetylglucosamine transferase, whose protein sequence is MAENDKRRLLLAAGGTGGHIWPALSFGSWIKERHPECEVGYICGSRPLELEIYRAAGVEPVVLPMEGSPLSGVGLRQRGRRLASLFSAYGAASGAVARFKPDAALLFGGYLSFPLIMACKRAGIRCAMHEQNARAGKVTWFAAKLGLDIYSGWKECLPLAPKDHLRTGVPVRDFELPSQREAWRKLALSDEMPEGPKVVVFSGSLGSQSIKESICEIAASGEFLGWNFILPAVAEKMERRGGNVWLLPKVWEASLLYAAADMLVLRAGGSTLTEAGVLGIPALIIPWKGAADNHQYHNALSFVSENAGLIWTGDEGMDILASSLLRLKAMGRKGKGRGLYGQGNIICENLWSAVWSH